One Pseudomonas sp. C27(2019) DNA window includes the following coding sequences:
- a CDS encoding DUF1302 domain-containing protein, whose amino-acid sequence MTTKNQHIWRLAKLPMAVGLASLLAGPASAITFNIGEVEGSFDSSLSVGASWSTAKPDKRFIGNANGGTGFTQTGDDGRLNFQRGKTFSQIFKGLHDLELRYKDTGVFLRGKYWYDAELQDGSRPHKDISNKGRKEGAKTRGVELLDAFVYHNYAIADQPGTVRLGKQVVSWGESTFIMNSINSINPIDVSAFRRPGAELKEGLIPVNMFFVSQNLTDQLSMEAFYQLSWKQTVVDNCGTFFSGADVAADGCNDNYHILNKQLTQGIVLPSLGKLESLGLGVQASKEGLMIPRGRDNKAKDDGQWGTAFRWLGDNTEYGAYFMNYHSRTPFLSTQNADAATLAGALATGVPILPSPPYPPNTPNPNYIHPLAPAAVLVGRGNYFMDYPEDIRLYGLSFSTTLPTGTAWQGEISYRPNMPVQINTQDMTLKLTAGVSGLSTGATSMQDYQGRAGQNNRGYDRKEVTQIQTTFTHFFDQVLGASRATVVGEVGWTHVGGLGDTRYGRDAIFGSPESIIPDSPTSAQAHGWHGFVTKNSWGYRVRGILDYSDAFAGINLHPNMAFSHDVDGYGPNGQFNEGAKAVSFGVDADYQHTYTASLSYTNFFDGRYNTLKDRDFVSMSFGLNF is encoded by the coding sequence ATGACTACAAAAAACCAACACATCTGGCGACTGGCAAAACTGCCAATGGCCGTCGGCCTCGCCTCATTATTGGCTGGGCCAGCCTCCGCAATCACTTTTAATATCGGTGAAGTTGAGGGATCATTTGACAGTTCTTTATCAGTTGGTGCCAGTTGGTCCACTGCTAAACCAGACAAACGCTTTATCGGTAACGCCAATGGCGGTACTGGCTTTACACAAACCGGGGATGATGGACGTTTAAATTTTCAGCGCGGTAAAACGTTTTCACAGATTTTTAAAGGCCTGCATGACCTAGAATTACGCTACAAAGACACTGGGGTGTTTTTGCGCGGTAAGTATTGGTATGACGCAGAATTGCAAGACGGCAGCCGTCCACATAAAGACATCAGCAATAAAGGCCGTAAAGAGGGCGCCAAGACCCGCGGTGTAGAATTGCTGGATGCCTTTGTTTACCACAACTACGCCATTGCCGATCAGCCAGGTACTGTGCGTTTAGGTAAGCAAGTGGTGAGCTGGGGTGAAAGTACCTTTATCATGAACTCCATCAACTCGATTAACCCGATTGATGTGTCTGCATTCCGCCGCCCAGGCGCAGAGCTGAAAGAAGGTCTGATTCCGGTCAATATGTTCTTTGTTTCACAGAACTTGACTGATCAGCTGTCGATGGAAGCCTTTTATCAGTTGAGCTGGAAGCAAACAGTTGTCGATAACTGCGGTACGTTCTTCTCAGGTGCTGACGTAGCGGCAGATGGTTGTAATGATAACTATCATATTCTTAATAAGCAGCTTACCCAAGGCATCGTTTTACCTAGCTTGGGTAAGCTGGAGAGTTTAGGGCTTGGTGTTCAGGCTTCAAAAGAGGGATTGATGATTCCGCGTGGCAGAGATAATAAAGCCAAAGATGATGGGCAGTGGGGTACAGCATTTCGTTGGCTCGGTGATAATACCGAGTATGGTGCCTACTTTATGAATTATCATAGCCGAACGCCTTTCTTGAGTACACAGAATGCTGATGCAGCCACCTTGGCTGGAGCGCTTGCTACGGGTGTTCCAATTTTACCTTCACCTCCATATCCACCCAATACGCCAAACCCAAACTATATTCACCCACTTGCACCGGCAGCGGTCCTAGTTGGGCGTGGCAATTATTTCATGGATTATCCAGAAGATATTCGCCTTTATGGTTTAAGCTTCTCTACTACCTTACCTACAGGTACGGCATGGCAAGGTGAAATCAGCTATCGCCCAAATATGCCTGTGCAAATTAATACCCAAGATATGACTTTGAAGCTGACTGCTGGAGTTTCAGGACTTTCTACAGGTGCTACTAGCATGCAGGATTATCAGGGACGAGCTGGCCAGAACAACCGAGGTTATGACCGTAAAGAAGTGACGCAGATCCAAACCACTTTTACCCACTTCTTTGATCAAGTACTTGGCGCAAGTCGTGCTACTGTGGTTGGTGAGGTAGGCTGGACCCATGTCGGTGGGCTAGGTGATACGCGTTACGGACGTGACGCTATCTTTGGTTCGCCAGAAAGTATTATTCCTGACAGCCCAACATCAGCACAAGCACATGGCTGGCACGGTTTTGTCACCAAAAACTCATGGGGCTACCGTGTCCGCGGTATCCTAGATTACAGCGATGCCTTTGCCGGTATTAACTTGCACCCGAACATGGCATTCTCACATGACGTAGATGGTTATGGTCCGAACGGTCAGTTTAACGAAGGTGCTAAAGCTGTTAGCTTTGGTGTAGACGCTGACTACCAGCACACCTATACCGCTAGCTTGTCGTACACCAACTTCTTTGATGGTCGTTACAATACGCTAAAAGACCGTGACTTTGTTTCTATGAGCTTCGGCCTTAACTTCTAA
- a CDS encoding fatty acid--CoA ligase gives MLHTRILPAAENAHASPLLIKSLLLSGARYESSREIVYRDQLRYSYATFVERIARLANVLTEMGVKAGDTVAVMDWDSHRYLECMFAVPMLGAVLHTINVRLSPQQILYTMNHAEDHFVLLNSEFAELYAAIADDLTTVKATLLLTDAAEQAVELPNCVGEYEALLAAAPPTYNFAEFDENSVATTFYTTGTTGNPKGVYFTHRQLVLHTLAMASVVGSIDSVRLCGTDDVYMPITPMFHVHAWGMPYVATMLGLKQVYPGRYDPEFLIELWEREKVTFSHCVPTIVQMLLSAKAAQGKDFKGWKLIIGGSALPRALYDAALAQGMQLTAAYGMSETCPLISAGVLNQQLQTASEDERVTYRIKAGIPVPLVEAALMNADGEFIAQDGEQQGELVLRAPWLTQNYLREPEQGEALWTHGWMHTGDVATICEMGFIDIRDRIKDVIKTGGEWVSSLVLEDLITRHPAVREAAVVGVPDPQWGERPFAMLVVQAGEDMDARTLKEHLKPFVEQGLLSKWAIPGQVAVVTELPKTSVGKLDKKRIRQDIAQQQAGAEVFLSTL, from the coding sequence ATGTTACACACGCGTATTCTGCCCGCTGCTGAGAATGCACATGCCTCTCCCTTGCTGATCAAAAGCCTTTTGCTATCCGGTGCACGTTACGAAAGCAGTCGCGAGATTGTTTACCGTGATCAGCTGCGCTACAGCTATGCCACCTTTGTTGAGCGCATTGCGCGCCTAGCCAATGTGCTCACTGAAATGGGGGTTAAGGCTGGCGATACCGTGGCGGTGATGGATTGGGACAGTCACCGTTACCTTGAGTGCATGTTTGCTGTGCCGATGCTCGGGGCTGTGCTGCACACCATCAATGTGCGTTTATCGCCGCAGCAGATTCTCTACACCATGAATCATGCCGAAGATCACTTTGTTTTGCTCAATAGTGAATTTGCTGAGTTGTATGCTGCGATAGCAGATGATTTGACCACGGTTAAAGCGACCTTATTACTCACCGATGCCGCCGAGCAGGCGGTTGAATTGCCGAATTGTGTTGGCGAGTACGAGGCTTTACTAGCAGCTGCGCCGCCGACCTACAATTTTGCTGAATTTGATGAGAACTCGGTCGCCACCACTTTTTATACCACCGGTACAACCGGTAACCCCAAGGGCGTGTATTTTACCCATCGCCAGTTGGTCTTACACACGCTGGCGATGGCGTCAGTGGTGGGCAGCATCGACAGCGTGCGCCTGTGTGGCACTGATGATGTCTATATGCCGATTACCCCAATGTTTCACGTGCATGCTTGGGGTATGCCCTATGTCGCAACTATGCTGGGCTTGAAGCAGGTGTATCCAGGCCGTTATGACCCCGAGTTTTTAATTGAGCTTTGGGAACGTGAAAAAGTAACCTTCTCGCATTGTGTGCCAACCATTGTGCAAATGCTCCTGAGCGCCAAAGCGGCGCAAGGTAAAGATTTTAAGGGCTGGAAGTTGATCATTGGTGGCAGTGCCTTGCCGCGCGCTTTATATGATGCAGCGCTGGCGCAAGGGATGCAGCTGACCGCGGCCTACGGTATGTCAGAGACTTGTCCGCTAATTTCTGCAGGGGTACTCAATCAGCAGCTGCAAACGGCCAGTGAAGATGAGCGTGTGACTTATCGAATAAAAGCCGGTATTCCAGTGCCCTTGGTTGAGGCCGCGCTAATGAATGCCGACGGCGAGTTTATTGCGCAAGACGGCGAGCAGCAGGGTGAACTAGTCTTGCGTGCACCTTGGTTGACGCAAAATTACTTGCGCGAACCCGAACAGGGCGAAGCACTATGGACGCATGGCTGGATGCATACCGGTGATGTTGCCACTATTTGCGAAATGGGCTTTATAGATATTCGTGACCGTATTAAAGATGTGATTAAAACCGGTGGTGAGTGGGTGTCATCGCTGGTGCTGGAAGACTTGATCACTCGCCATCCAGCAGTGCGCGAAGCGGCGGTAGTCGGTGTGCCTGATCCGCAGTGGGGCGAGCGCCCGTTTGCCATGCTGGTTGTGCAGGCGGGTGAGGATATGGACGCGCGCACCCTGAAAGAGCATCTTAAGCCTTTTGTTGAACAAGGGTTACTCAGTAAGTGGGCGATACCGGGACAGGTAGCAGTTGTTACCGAACTACCCAAAACCAGTGTTGGTAAATTGGATAAAAAACGTATCCGTCAAGATATTGCGCAGCAGCAAGCGGGTGCTGAAGTATTTTTGTCGACCTTGTAA
- the pgeF gene encoding peptidoglycan editing factor PgeF yields the protein MSRAAVAWPADWLIPDWPAPQNVRACVTTRSSGDSVEPFAFFNLGEHVGDASEQVQRNRQYLAETLQCQPTWLNQVHGVSVLAADATQTRTADASVSREIGLACCIMSADCLPVLFADQAGTCVAAAHAGWRSLAAGVLENTVASMQVEPQQIIAWLGPAIGPAVFEVGGEVRDAFVQQHAVAEQAFVPSNNPERWLADIYQLARIRLAACGVQAVYGGGLCTLTDPRFYSYRRQPVTGRFASLVWLAE from the coding sequence TTGAGTCGTGCAGCTGTGGCTTGGCCAGCCGATTGGCTGATACCTGATTGGCCAGCACCACAGAATGTGCGTGCTTGTGTTACCACACGTAGCAGTGGTGACAGTGTCGAGCCTTTTGCGTTTTTTAACCTTGGTGAGCATGTTGGTGACGCATCTGAGCAGGTGCAACGCAACCGCCAGTACCTCGCCGAAACCTTGCAGTGTCAGCCGACTTGGCTCAACCAAGTGCATGGGGTGTCTGTGCTGGCTGCCGATGCAACACAAACCCGCACAGCAGATGCCAGTGTCAGTCGAGAAATCGGTTTAGCCTGCTGCATTATGAGTGCCGATTGCTTGCCGGTTTTATTCGCGGATCAAGCCGGCACCTGTGTCGCCGCAGCGCATGCCGGTTGGCGCAGCTTGGCCGCAGGCGTGTTAGAAAACACTGTCGCCAGTATGCAGGTGGAGCCGCAGCAGATTATCGCGTGGCTGGGGCCGGCAATCGGTCCTGCTGTGTTTGAGGTGGGTGGTGAAGTACGCGATGCCTTTGTGCAACAGCATGCTGTTGCTGAGCAGGCGTTTGTGCCGAGTAACAATCCAGAGCGGTGGCTGGCTGATATCTACCAGTTGGCGCGTATCCGTTTAGCCGCTTGTGGCGTACAGGCCGTGTATGGTGGTGGTTTGTGTACGCTGACTGATCCGCGTTTTTATTCCTATCGCCGCCAGCCGGTAACCGGACGCTTTGCCAGCCTGGTGTGGTTGGCTGAGTAG
- the rluD gene encoding 23S rRNA pseudouridine(1911/1915/1917) synthase RluD: MPTNTTETIQLYAKVPVELGGQRLDQVAAQVFPEHSRSRLTAWIKENRLTVDGKILRPRDTVYSGSELELTAEREAQGEWLAQDIPLAIVYEDEHILVLNKPAGLVVHPAAGNPDGTLLNALLFHVPELIEMPRAGIVHRLDKDTTGLMVVAKTLEAHTNLVDQLQARSVGRTYEAIVVGVITSGATIDAPIGRHGQQRQRMAVIESGKPAISHYRVLERFRSHTHTRVILETGRTHQIRVHMAHVGFPLVGDPAYGGRFRIPPGANPTMLQTLKEFPRQALHARFLELDHPATGQRMKWEAPLPEDFTWLLTLLRQDREAYVG; the protein is encoded by the coding sequence ATGCCAACAAATACGACCGAAACAATTCAATTATACGCAAAGGTTCCAGTGGAACTGGGTGGTCAACGCTTAGATCAGGTTGCAGCGCAGGTGTTCCCAGAACATTCCCGTTCACGTTTAACTGCCTGGATTAAAGAAAACCGCCTAACGGTTGACGGTAAAATCTTGCGTCCGCGCGACACCGTTTACAGTGGTTCTGAGTTAGAGCTCACTGCTGAGCGTGAAGCTCAGGGTGAGTGGCTCGCACAAGATATACCATTGGCTATCGTTTATGAAGATGAGCATATCCTAGTTTTAAATAAGCCTGCGGGGTTAGTGGTGCACCCTGCTGCGGGGAATCCCGATGGTACTTTATTAAATGCGCTGCTGTTTCATGTGCCAGAACTGATTGAAATGCCTCGTGCTGGCATCGTCCATCGTCTGGATAAAGACACCACAGGTTTAATGGTGGTGGCGAAAACCCTTGAGGCGCACACCAATTTGGTTGATCAGCTGCAAGCGCGTAGCGTGGGTCGCACTTATGAAGCCATTGTGGTGGGGGTGATTACCTCTGGCGCCACCATTGATGCGCCGATTGGTCGTCATGGTCAGCAGCGTCAGCGCATGGCGGTGATTGAAAGCGGTAAGCCTGCGATCAGTCATTACCGTGTTTTAGAGCGTTTCCGCTCGCACACGCACACACGAGTGATCCTTGAAACGGGACGTACCCACCAGATTCGCGTGCACATGGCTCATGTTGGTTTTCCTTTAGTCGGTGATCCGGCCTATGGCGGACGCTTTCGTATTCCGCCGGGGGCAAACCCAACTATGCTGCAAACCCTTAAAGAGTTTCCACGGCAAGCCTTGCATGCGCGCTTTTTGGAGCTTGATCATCCCGCTACAGGTCAGCGCATGAAGTGGGAAGCACCCCTACCAGAAGACTTTACTTGGTTGCTGACCTTGCTGCGTCAAGACCGTGAGGCGTATGTCGGTTGA
- a CDS encoding outer membrane protein assembly factor BamD, with protein MHLRHLLFIALFTLLGACASKDIDENLSETALYQQAQTDLEKNSYSSAIAKLKALESRYPFGRYAEQAQLELIYAYYKNSEPEAVRASADRFIRLHPQHANVDYAYYMKGLASFDQDRGLLTRFLPLDMTQRDPGAARDSYNEFAQLTNRYPNSRYAADAKQRMIYLRNLLAAYEVHVAHYYLKRQSYVAALNRGRYIVENFQETPAVGDGLAIMTESYQHLALPDLAQTSLSTLQLNYPEHPSLASGTFKAREKDTDNRSWLSKATLGFIGGKEDLRPQQTQASKDVIRQYEDAAEQIPDSVRTAIDNDQPKRSWLNRLTFGVFGK; from the coding sequence ATGCATCTACGGCACCTGCTATTTATCGCTCTTTTTACCTTATTAGGCGCTTGCGCGTCCAAAGATATTGATGAAAACCTAAGCGAAACAGCGCTCTACCAACAAGCGCAAACAGATCTTGAGAAGAACAGCTACTCTTCTGCTATCGCAAAATTAAAAGCGCTGGAATCACGCTACCCTTTTGGCCGTTACGCTGAACAAGCGCAATTAGAGCTGATTTATGCGTACTATAAAAACTCAGAGCCAGAGGCCGTTCGCGCCTCAGCGGATCGTTTTATTCGTCTACATCCACAGCATGCCAATGTTGACTATGCGTATTACATGAAAGGCCTAGCGTCTTTTGACCAAGATCGCGGCTTACTCACGCGCTTCTTGCCTTTGGATATGACGCAACGTGATCCAGGTGCTGCGCGTGACTCCTATAATGAGTTTGCCCAGCTGACCAATCGCTATCCTAATAGCCGCTACGCCGCCGACGCCAAGCAACGTATGATTTACTTGCGCAACCTGTTGGCCGCCTATGAAGTGCATGTGGCGCACTACTACCTTAAGCGCCAGTCCTATGTTGCCGCATTAAATCGTGGCCGCTATATCGTGGAAAACTTTCAGGAAACACCCGCAGTCGGCGACGGACTGGCGATTATGACTGAGTCATACCAGCATTTGGCACTGCCTGACTTAGCACAAACCAGCTTAAGCACCTTGCAGCTGAACTACCCTGAGCACCCAAGCTTAGCCAGTGGCACTTTTAAAGCACGGGAAAAAGACACCGATAACCGCTCATGGTTAAGCAAAGCAACTTTGGGCTTTATCGGCGGCAAGGAAGACTTACGCCCGCAGCAGACACAAGCCAGCAAAGATGTGATTCGTCAGTATGAAGATGCAGCTGAGCAAATACCTGACAGTGTACGCACTGCGATTGATAACGATCAGCCTAAACGCAGCTGGCTGAACCGTTTGACTTTTGGTGTCTTCGGAAAGTAA
- a CDS encoding glutathione peroxidase, whose product MSALHGLTLVALDGAELPLAQFAGGLLLIVNVASECGLTPQYAGLQALHERYQAQGFSVLGVPCNQFGKQEPGTAAQIRDFCVERFGVTFPLAEKLQVNGAGNHPLYRLLAGEGAEFPGEIAWNFEKFLLDGEGRVLARFSSRTEPDDPVLLQAIEEALAGQAR is encoded by the coding sequence ATGAGTGCTTTGCATGGTTTAACACTCGTAGCATTGGATGGCGCTGAGTTGCCGTTGGCGCAGTTTGCAGGTGGTCTGCTACTGATTGTCAATGTCGCATCAGAATGTGGTTTAACACCGCAATATGCTGGTTTACAGGCGTTGCATGAGCGGTATCAAGCGCAAGGTTTCAGTGTGTTAGGCGTGCCCTGCAATCAGTTTGGTAAGCAAGAGCCCGGAACTGCAGCGCAGATTCGTGATTTTTGTGTTGAACGTTTTGGCGTAACTTTTCCTCTGGCAGAAAAACTGCAAGTCAATGGCGCTGGCAATCACCCGCTGTATCGCTTGCTTGCAGGTGAGGGTGCTGAGTTTCCGGGTGAGATTGCGTGGAATTTTGAGAAGTTTTTGTTAGATGGTGAAGGGCGTGTTCTCGCTCGATTTTCCTCGCGTACAGAGCCGGATGATCCAGTGCTGTTGCAAGCTATTGAAGAGGCATTGGCAGGACAAGCGCGCTAG
- a CDS encoding Lrp/AsnC family transcriptional regulator has translation MDKLDRYDLRILQALQDNAHLSNQELAERIGLSASPCSRRVKTLEEEGYIHKYVALLDRKKLGLTLTAYVLIGMDRHTPERFENFQKHISQWPEVLECSLITGMDADYQLKVIVPDMDHYQKFLLEKLTRVEGVTSVRSSFVLNHVQLSTALPLSHLHT, from the coding sequence ATGGACAAGCTTGATCGTTACGATTTACGTATTTTGCAAGCACTGCAGGACAATGCCCATCTATCCAATCAGGAGCTGGCAGAGCGTATCGGCTTATCAGCCTCGCCCTGCTCAAGACGCGTAAAAACCTTAGAAGAAGAAGGCTATATTCATAAGTACGTGGCATTGCTCGACCGCAAAAAACTAGGGCTAACCTTAACCGCCTACGTGTTAATCGGTATGGACCGGCATACACCTGAGCGCTTCGAGAACTTCCAAAAACATATTAGCCAATGGCCAGAAGTGCTGGAATGCAGCCTTATCACCGGCATGGATGCGGATTATCAGCTTAAAGTCATCGTCCCAGACATGGATCATTATCAAAAGTTTTTACTAGAAAAACTCACGCGCGTTGAAGGCGTCACCAGCGTACGCTCAAGCTTTGTACTCAACCATGTACAGCTTTCAACAGCGTTGCCGCTGAGTCACTTACACACCTGA
- a CDS encoding DUF2788 domain-containing protein: protein METETFESLMVTVLVGGLILFMAFIVWDLAKKSKAGRYGTAVLFFALGLGVLGFLIKTIVIAVKGL from the coding sequence ATGGAAACTGAAACATTTGAAAGCCTAATGGTGACCGTCTTAGTTGGCGGGTTGATCTTATTTATGGCTTTTATAGTCTGGGATCTCGCCAAAAAATCTAAAGCAGGCCGCTATGGCACCGCTGTATTATTTTTTGCCTTAGGCCTTGGTGTATTGGGCTTTTTGATTAAAACCATAGTGATTGCAGTAAAAGGTCTATAA
- a CDS encoding pseudouridine synthase, producing the protein MKKPVKTRNQSSYKRRSGPAAQRKTVEPEQPCLLMLNKPFDVLTQFTDEQGRATLKDYVPITGVYPAGRLDRDSEGLVLLTNSGRLQARIADPRYKLAKVYWVQVEGEPQDEQLQRLRAGVELKDGLTAPAQVEPIAEPDLWPRTPPVRERKYIPTAWLQLTIYEGRNRQVRRMTAAVGLPTLRLVRVQIGDWHLADLASGQWRALAVPNIDQ; encoded by the coding sequence ATGAAAAAGCCTGTCAAAACGCGTAATCAATCGTCTTATAAGCGCAGGTCAGGTCCGGCAGCACAGCGCAAGACGGTCGAGCCCGAGCAGCCGTGCTTATTAATGCTCAATAAACCCTTTGATGTCTTAACTCAGTTCACTGATGAGCAAGGGCGTGCGACGTTAAAAGATTATGTGCCCATTACTGGAGTTTATCCCGCCGGTCGCTTGGACCGCGATAGCGAAGGCCTAGTATTGTTGACTAACAGTGGCCGTTTGCAAGCACGCATTGCTGATCCGCGGTACAAATTGGCTAAAGTGTACTGGGTGCAAGTTGAGGGTGAGCCGCAAGATGAGCAATTGCAGCGTTTACGTGCTGGTGTAGAGCTGAAAGATGGCTTAACCGCTCCTGCGCAAGTCGAGCCTATTGCTGAGCCCGATTTATGGCCGCGTACACCGCCAGTGCGTGAGCGCAAATATATTCCGACGGCATGGCTGCAACTGACGATTTATGAAGGCCGCAACCGTCAGGTTCGGCGCATGACTGCAGCAGTGGGCTTGCCAACCTTGCGCCTAGTGCGGGTGCAAATTGGTGATTGGCATTTGGCTGATTTAGCCAGCGGACAATGGCGTGCGCTTGCTGTGCCTAATATCGATCAGTGA
- a CDS encoding flavodoxin produces MATNVVMVSGTVFGAAEDVAHHAAQILTEAGLNVIYKPRFTYPELLELEPDALLFVTSTTGMGELPENLQPLMDTLLEQPPSWSGVLGGVIALGDACYGEDFCAGGEAVRELYSALGVVELQDMLRLDASETVSPESDAEPWLAEFAVSLSL; encoded by the coding sequence ATGGCAACTAATGTGGTGATGGTTTCAGGAACAGTATTCGGTGCCGCGGAAGATGTCGCACATCACGCTGCTCAGATATTGACTGAAGCAGGTCTGAATGTCATTTATAAGCCTCGCTTTACCTATCCTGAGCTATTAGAGCTTGAGCCCGATGCGTTGTTATTTGTCACGTCAACCACAGGCATGGGGGAGCTACCAGAGAACTTGCAACCTTTAATGGATACGCTGCTTGAACAGCCGCCAAGCTGGAGCGGCGTCTTGGGTGGTGTCATTGCACTGGGTGATGCCTGTTACGGTGAGGATTTTTGTGCTGGCGGTGAGGCTGTGCGCGAGTTATACAGCGCGCTTGGTGTTGTTGAATTGCAAGACATGCTGCGCTTGGATGCTAGCGAAACCGTCAGTCCTGAGTCAGATGCTGAGCCGTGGTTAGCTGAGTTTGCTGTCAGCTTAAGTCTGTAG
- the folM gene encoding dihydromonapterin reductase, whose product MSDNTPILLTGASQRLGLHCVQRFLAAGQPLIISYRQERAEVDELRQLGVKCIQADFASEQGILEFIAQIKQTTPALRAIIHNASLWIAEDVADASAFMQMNNVHVLAPYLINQHCAPLLMQSTKADIIHITDDVIRKGSAKRIAYSASKAAMDNLTLSFAARLAPHIKVNSLAPALIMLHPDDDEDYQRRATAKSVMGTVPGPDVIYQSLRYLLDTPYVTGTTLTVNGGRHLK is encoded by the coding sequence ATGAGTGATAACACACCTATTTTACTGACCGGCGCCAGTCAACGACTGGGACTGCATTGTGTTCAGCGCTTCTTGGCCGCTGGGCAGCCATTGATTATCAGCTATCGTCAAGAGCGTGCTGAAGTTGATGAGCTACGTCAGCTCGGCGTCAAGTGCATTCAGGCTGACTTCGCTAGCGAGCAGGGTATCTTAGAGTTTATTGCGCAAATAAAACAAACGACACCGGCTCTGCGTGCCATTATTCATAATGCTTCTCTGTGGATCGCCGAAGACGTTGCAGATGCCAGCGCATTTATGCAAATGAATAATGTGCATGTCCTGGCCCCCTATTTAATTAACCAACACTGCGCCCCCTTACTGATGCAATCAACTAAGGCTGATATCATTCACATTACTGATGATGTCATTCGCAAAGGCAGTGCTAAGCGCATTGCCTACAGTGCCAGTAAAGCTGCAATGGACAACCTCACCCTATCTTTTGCTGCACGTTTAGCGCCGCATATTAAGGTGAACTCGCTGGCTCCAGCATTAATTATGCTGCACCCAGATGACGATGAAGACTACCAGCGTCGCGCCACAGCAAAGTCTGTTATGGGCACAGTGCCCGGCCCAGATGTTATTTACCAAAGCCTGCGTTACTTACTTGATACGCCTTATGTGACAGGCACAACCCTTACCGTTAATGGTGGCCGGCATCTGAAATGA
- the folE gene encoding GTP cyclohydrolase I FolE: MCDELSKHYHQILVGLGEDPEREGLLDTPKRAAKAMQYLCNGYEKNLDEIVNGALFESSSDEMVIVRDIELYSLCEHHLLPFIGKAHVAYIPTGKVIGLSKVARIVDMYARRLQIQENLTRQIADAMQKVTGAAGVAVVIEAKHMCMMMRGVEKQNSVMTSSTMLGAFRNSGTTRQEFLQLIRS, encoded by the coding sequence ATGTGTGATGAATTAAGCAAACACTACCATCAGATTTTAGTCGGCCTGGGTGAAGACCCTGAACGCGAAGGCTTGCTGGATACACCTAAGCGCGCTGCTAAAGCAATGCAATACTTGTGCAATGGCTATGAAAAAAACCTAGATGAAATCGTTAACGGTGCGCTGTTTGAATCATCTAGCGATGAAATGGTGATTGTCCGTGACATCGAACTCTACTCATTATGCGAACACCATCTGCTGCCTTTTATTGGTAAAGCACACGTAGCCTATATTCCAACCGGCAAGGTGATTGGCCTATCGAAGGTGGCGCGCATTGTCGATATGTACGCTCGCCGTCTACAAATCCAAGAAAACCTCACCCGCCAAATCGCCGACGCCATGCAAAAAGTAACAGGTGCTGCTGGTGTTGCCGTGGTGATTGAAGCTAAACATATGTGCATGATGATGCGCGGTGTAGAAAAGCAAAATTCAGTCATGACGTCTTCTACCATGCTGGGTGCATTTCGCAACTCTGGCACCACTCGTCAAGAGTTTTTACAACTGATTCGGAGCTGA
- the folX gene encoding dihydroneopterin triphosphate 2'-epimerase: protein MARLEPGMARIRIKNLRLRTYIGINEDEIRNKQDILINVTLFYPADDAVHVNEISHALNYRTICKEIIQYVEENRFALLERLTQDVLDCVMRHEQVRYAEVEVDKPHALRFSESVSITLTAHRTD from the coding sequence ATGGCACGACTAGAGCCGGGCATGGCGCGGATTCGTATTAAAAATCTGCGTTTGCGCACCTACATTGGCATCAATGAAGATGAGATTCGTAACAAACAAGATATCTTAATTAACGTTACCCTCTTCTATCCAGCAGACGATGCCGTGCACGTTAACGAGATCAGCCACGCGTTAAACTACCGCACCATCTGCAAGGAAATCATTCAGTACGTGGAAGAAAATCGTTTCGCACTGCTTGAGCGCCTCACCCAAGACGTACTGGATTGCGTGATGCGTCACGAACAAGTGCGTTATGCCGAAGTTGAGGTGGACAAACCGCATGCTCTGCGCTTTTCCGAATCAGTGTCAATTACCCTCACTGCACATCGTACTGACTAG